A portion of the Amia ocellicauda isolate fAmiCal2 chromosome 22, fAmiCal2.hap1, whole genome shotgun sequence genome contains these proteins:
- the cluha gene encoding clustered mitochondria protein homolog isoform X3, with amino-acid sequence MVSKTDDSPAAEETRRDAVKQQDACGCAGHMAETSVMNGDGTHDRSEEAESKQNGDNDQGEDPNEQEVIVIQDTGFTVKIQAPGTEPFDLQVSPQEMVQEIHQVLMDREDTCHRTCFSLQLDGNVLDNFAELKSIEGLQEASLLKVVEEPYTVREARIHVRHIRDLLKSLDPSDAYNGVDCNSLSFLSVFTDGDLGESGKRKKKGSELEQIDCTPPEHILPGSKERPLVPLQPQNKDWKPLQCLKVLTMSGWNPPPGNRKMHGDLMYLYVVTGEERHISITASTRGFYLNQSTTYTFNPKPANPSFLSHSLVELLGQISPTFKKNFTTLQKKRVQRHPFERIATPFQVYSWTAPQVDHAMDCVRAEDAYTSRLGYEEHIPGQTRDWNEELQTTRELPRKNLPERLLRERAIFKVHSDFAAAATRGSMAVIDGNVMAINPGEETRMQMFIWNNIFFSLGFDVRDHYRQLGGDSAAHAAPTNDLNGVRAYGAVDVEGLYTLGTVVVDYRGYRVTAQSIIPGILEREQEQSVIYGSIDFGKTVVSHPKYLELLERTSRPLKVQRHAVLNEKAEPVDLCSSVECKGIIGNDGRHYILDLLRTFPPDLNFLPVEGEELSPESQRLGFPRQHRHRLACLRQELIEAFVEHRYLLFMKMAALQLMQQKANKDSRAGALTENGSADPPAALADDAAPTSATPNGSPPAHAHNGECAQPDSSEADAKSREVVLNACKAVGSISDTSFDIRFNPDIFSPGVRFPEDSTGDIQKQKQLLKDAAAFLISCQVPSLVKDGLDHSTLPMDGATLTEALHQRGINVRYLGTVLEFIDKTPAKAQLEHIYRIGIGELITRCAKHIFKTYLQGVELSGLSAAVSHFLNCFLSSYPDAVAHLPCDELVSRRKNRRRRNRVPGGGGGDNTAWASLTPSELWKSISAEAHGYYHYTLQCESVDQAVERYGLQKITLLREISIKTGIQILIKEYNFDSRHKPAFTEEDILNIFPVVKHVNPKASDAFHFFQSGQAKVQQGFLKEGCELINEALNLFNNVYGAMHVEICACLRLLARLNYIMGDYPEALSNQQKAVLMSERVLGIEHPSTIQEYMHLALYCFANGQLSTALKLLYRGRYLMLLVCGEDHPEMALLDSNIGLVLHGVMEYDLSLRFLENALATNSKYHGTRSLKVALSHHLVARVYESKAEFRSALQHEKEGYTIYKNQVGEAHEKTRESSEYLKYLTQQAVALQRTMNEIYKNGSNASIVPLKFTAPSMASVLEQLNIINGIIFIPLSQKDLENLKAEVQRRQQLQESGKSDEPQEDGPLELEDGPAAEEQPHSAPSGLEATEWQTPQPSV; translated from the exons ATGGTGAGCAAGACGGACGACAGCCCGGCCGCGGAGGAGACCCGCCGGGACGCCGTGAAGCAGCAGGATGCGTGTGGCTGCG cagGGCACATGGCAGAGACCTCGGTGATGAATGGCGACGGGACACACGACCGCAGTGAGGAGGCAGAGTCGAAACAGAACGGAGACAATGACCAGGGCGAGGACCCGAACGAACAGGAAGTGATTGTGATCCAGGACACGGGCTTCACTGTGAAGATCCAGGCCCCGGGCACAGAGCCCTTTGACCTTCAG GTGTCGCCCCAGGAGATGGTTCAGGAGATCCACCAGGTGCTGATGGACCGCGAGGACACCTGCCACCGCACCTGCTTCTCCCTGCAGCTGGATGGCAACGTGCTGGACAACTTCGCCGAGCTCAAGTCCATCGAggggctgcaggaggcctcgcTGCTGAAGGTGGTGGAAG AGCCCTACACCGTGCGTGAGGCCCGCATCCATGTGCGCCACATCCGGGACCTGCTGAAGAGCCTGGACCCGTCGGACGCCTACAATGGGGTCGACTGCAACTCGCTGTCCTTCCTCAGCGTGTTCACAGACGGAGACCTGGGAG AGAGCGGGAAGCGCAAGAAGAAGGGCAGTGAGCTGGAGCAGATCGACTGCACTCCCCCGGAGCACATCCTGCCTGGCAGCAAGGAGCGGCCCCTGGTGCCCCTTCAGCCTCAGAACAAGGACTGGAAG CCCTTGCAGTGCCTGAAGGTCCTGACCATGAGTGGCTGGAACCCCCCCCCCGGGAATAGGAAGATGCACGGCGACCTGATGTACCTGTACGTGGTGACGGGCGAGGAGCGGCACATCAGCATCACTGCCTCCACGCGCGGCTTCTACCTCAACCA GTCCACCACCTACACCTTCAACCCCAAGCCAGCCAACCCCAGCTTCCTGAGCCACTCTCTGGTGGAGCTGCTCGGCCAGATCAGCCCCACCTTCAAGAAGAACTTCACCACCCTGCAGAAGAAGAG GGTCCAGAGGCACCCCTTCGAGAGGATAGCCACGCCTTTCCAGGTGTACAGCTGGACAGCACCGCAGGTGGACCATGCCATGGACTGCGTGCGTGCCGAGGACGCCTACACCTCCCGGCTGGGCTACGAGGAGCACATACCTGGACAG ACACGGGACTGGAATGAGGAGCTACAGACGACCCGGGAGCTGCCCCGCAAGAACCTGCCCGAGAGGCTGCTGAGGGAAAGGGCAATCTTCAAG GTGCACAGTGACTTCGCGGCGGCTGCCACGCGTGGGTCGATGGCGGTGATCGACGGCAATGTGATGGCCATCAACCCGGGCGAGGAGACCCGCATGCAGATGTtcatctggaacaacatctTCTTCAGCCTGGGCTTCGACGTGCGCGACCACTACCGCCAGCTGGGCGGGGACAGCGCTGCCCACGCCGCGCCCACCAACGACTTGAACGGGGTGCGGGCGTACGGCGCCGTGGATGTGGAGGGGCTGTACACACTGGGCACTGTGGTGGTGGACTACCGGGGCTACCGGGTCACCGCCCAGTCCATCATCCCCGGCATCCTGGAGCGCGAGCAGGAGCAGAGCGTCATCTATGGCTCCATTGACTTCGGCAAGACCGTGGTGTCGCACCCCAAGTACCTGGAGCTGCTGGAGAGGACCAGCCGACCCCTCAAGGTGCAGCGGCATGCTGTGCTGAACGAGAAGGCCGAGCCGGTGGACCTGTGCTCCTCCGTCGAGTGCAAGGGCATCATTGGCAACGATGGTCGCCACTACATCCTGGACCTGCTGCGCACCTTCCCCCCTGACCTCAACTTCCTGCCTGTGGAGGGCGAGGAGCTGAGCCCTGAGAGCCAGCGGCTGGGCTTCCCCCGCCAGCACCGGCACCGCCTGGCCTGCCTGCGCCAGGAGCTCATCGAGGCCTTTGTGGAGCACAG ATACCTGCTCTTCATGAAGATGGCCGCCCTGCAGCTGATGCAGCAGAAAGCCAACAAAGACAGCCGGGCGGGGGCTCTGACGGAGAACGGCAGCGCGGACCCCCCCGCCGCGCTGGCCGATGATGCAGCCCCCACCTCAGCCACCCCCAACGGCTCCCCACCCGCGCACGCCCACAACGGGGAGTGCGCGCAGCCGGATTCCTCGGAGG CAGACGCCAAGAGCCGAGAGGTGGTCCTGAACGCCTGCAAAGCTGTGGGCTCCATCAGCGACACCTCGTTCGACATCCGCTTCAACCCAGACATCTTCTCCCCAG gggtgcGATTCCCAGAGGACAGCACTGGGGACATCCAGAAACAGAAGCAGCTGCTGAAAGATGCCGCCGCCTTCCTCATTTCCTGTCAGGTCCCGTCCCTG gTGAAGGACGGTCTGGACCACAGCACCCTGCCCATGGATGGCGCCACACTGACCGAGGCCCTGCACCAGCGCGGCATCAATGTGCGCTACTTGGGCACCGTGCTGGAGTTCATCGACAAGACGCCTGCCAAGGCGCAGCTCGAGCACATCTAC agAATTGGAATCGGCGAGTTGATCACCCGTTGTGCAAAACACATCTTCAAGACCTACCTCCAG gGTGTGGAGTTGTCAGGTCTCTCTGCGGCGGTCAGCCACTTCCTGAACTGCTTCCTGAGCTCCTACCCCGACGCAGTGGCCCACCTGCCCTGCGACGAGCTGGTGTCCCGGAGGAAGAACCGGCGCCGGCGCAACCGCGTGCCAGGCGGGGGTGGGGGAGACAACACGGCCTGGGCCAGCCTGACGCCCAGCGAGCTGTGGAAGAGCATCAGCGCCGAGGCCCACGGATACTACCACTACACACTGCAGTG CGAGAGTGTGGACCAGGCGGTGGAGCGGTACGGCCTGCAGAAGATCACGCTGCTCAGAGAGATCTCCATCAAGACCGGCATCCAG ATCCTTATAAAAGAGTACAACTTCGACAGCCGCCACAAGCCGGCCTTCACCGAGGAGGACATCCTGAACATCTTCCCTGTCGTCAAACACGTCAACCCCAAGGCCTCAGACGCCTTCCACTTCTTCCAGAGCGGGCAGGCCAAGGTCCAGCAAG GGTTCCTGAAGGAGGGCTGTGAGCTGATCAACGAGGCGCTGAACCTCTTCAACAACGTGTACGGTGCCATGCACGTGGAGATCTGTGCCTGTCTGCGGCTGCTCGCGCGCCTGAACTACATCATGGGTGACTACCCCGAG GCCCTCAGTAACCAGCAGAAGGCCGTGCTGATGAGCGAGAGAGTCCTGGGCATCGAGCATCCCAGCACCATCCAGGAATAT ATGCACCTGGCGCTCTACTGCTTCGCCAATGGCCAGCTGTCCACCGCCCTGAAGCTGCTGTACCGTGGACGCTACCTCATGCTGCTGGTGTGCGGCGAGGACCACCCAGAAATGGCGCTGTTAGAT AGCAACATCGGTCTGGTGCTGCACGGGGTGATGGAGTATGACCTCTCCCTGCGCTTCCTGGAGAACGCCTTGGCCACCAACTCCAAGTACCATGGCACCCGCTCCCTGAAGGTGGCGCTCAG TCATCACCTGGTGGCCCGCGTGTACGAGAGCAAAGCTGAGTTCCGCTCGGCGCTGCAGCACGAGAAGGAGGGCTACACCATCTATAAGAACCAG GTGGGGGAGGCCCACGAGAAGACGCGTGAGAGCTCGGAGTATCTGAAGTACCTGACGCAGCAGGCGGTGGCGCTGCAGAGGACCATGAACGAGATCTATAAGAACGGCTCCAACGCCAGCATTGTGCCCCTCAAG TTCACAGCGCCCAGCATGGCCAGCGTCCTGGAGCAGCTCAACATCATCAACGGCATCATCTTCATTCCTCTCAG TCAAAAGGACCTGGAGAACCTGAAGGCTGAGGTGCAGAGAcggcagcagctgcaggagtcGGGGAAGAGCGACGAGCCGCAGGAGGACGGGCCCCTGGAGCTGGAAGACGGACCGGCCGCGGAGGAGCAGCCGCACAGCGCCCCCTCTGGGCTGGAGGCCACGGAGTGGCAGACGCCACAGCCGTCTGTCTGA
- the cluha gene encoding clustered mitochondria protein homolog isoform X2, translating to MVSKTDDSPAAEETRRDAVKQQDACGCGHMAETSVMNGDGTHDRSEEAESKQNGDNDQGEDPNEQEVIVIQDTGFTVKIQAPGTEPFDLQVSPQEMVQEIHQVLMDREDTCHRTCFSLQLDGNVLDNFAELKSIEGLQEASLLKVVEEPYTVREARIHVRHIRDLLKSLDPSDAYNGVDCNSLSFLSVFTDGDLGESGKRKKKGSELEQIDCTPPEHILPGSKERPLVPLQPQNKDWKPLQCLKVLTMSGWNPPPGNRKMHGDLMYLYVVTGEERHISITASTRGFYLNQSTTYTFNPKPANPSFLSHSLVELLGQISPTFKKNFTTLQKKRVQRHPFERIATPFQVYSWTAPQVDHAMDCVRAEDAYTSRLGYEEHIPGQTRDWNEELQTTRELPRKNLPERLLRERAIFKVHSDFAAAATRGSMAVIDGNVMAINPGEETRMQMFIWNNIFFSLGFDVRDHYRQLGGDSAAHAAPTNDLNGVRAYGAVDVEGLYTLGTVVVDYRGYRVTAQSIIPGILEREQEQSVIYGSIDFGKTVVSHPKYLELLERTSRPLKVQRHAVLNEKAEPVDLCSSVECKGIIGNDGRHYILDLLRTFPPDLNFLPVEGEELSPESQRLGFPRQHRHRLACLRQELIEAFVEHRYLLFMKMAALQLMQQKANKDSRAGALTENGSADPPAALADDAAPTSATPNGSPPAHAHNGECAQPDSSEGKEAEDCIPGLAQAKELAKTVAAEDGAADAKSREVVLNACKAVGSISDTSFDIRFNPDIFSPGVRFPEDSTGDIQKQKQLLKDAAAFLISCQVPSLVKDGLDHSTLPMDGATLTEALHQRGINVRYLGTVLEFIDKTPAKAQLEHIYRIGIGELITRCAKHIFKTYLQGVELSGLSAAVSHFLNCFLSSYPDAVAHLPCDELVSRRKNRRRRNRVPGGGGGDNTAWASLTPSELWKSISAEAHGYYHYTLQCESVDQAVERYGLQKITLLREISIKTGIQILIKEYNFDSRHKPAFTEEDILNIFPVVKHVNPKASDAFHFFQSGQAKVQQGFLKEGCELINEALNLFNNVYGAMHVEICACLRLLARLNYIMGDYPEALSNQQKAVLMSERVLGIEHPSTIQEYMHLALYCFANGQLSTALKLLYRGRYLMLLVCGEDHPEMALLDSNIGLVLHGVMEYDLSLRFLENALATNSKYHGTRSLKVALSHHLVARVYESKAEFRSALQHEKEGYTIYKNQVGEAHEKTRESSEYLKYLTQQAVALQRTMNEIYKNGSNASIVPLKFTAPSMASVLEQLNIINGIIFIPLSQKDLENLKAEVQRRQQLQESGKSDEPQEDGPLELEDGPAAEEQPHSAPSGLEATEWQTPQPSV from the exons ATGGTGAGCAAGACGGACGACAGCCCGGCCGCGGAGGAGACCCGCCGGGACGCCGTGAAGCAGCAGGATGCGTGTGGCTGCG GGCACATGGCAGAGACCTCGGTGATGAATGGCGACGGGACACACGACCGCAGTGAGGAGGCAGAGTCGAAACAGAACGGAGACAATGACCAGGGCGAGGACCCGAACGAACAGGAAGTGATTGTGATCCAGGACACGGGCTTCACTGTGAAGATCCAGGCCCCGGGCACAGAGCCCTTTGACCTTCAG GTGTCGCCCCAGGAGATGGTTCAGGAGATCCACCAGGTGCTGATGGACCGCGAGGACACCTGCCACCGCACCTGCTTCTCCCTGCAGCTGGATGGCAACGTGCTGGACAACTTCGCCGAGCTCAAGTCCATCGAggggctgcaggaggcctcgcTGCTGAAGGTGGTGGAAG AGCCCTACACCGTGCGTGAGGCCCGCATCCATGTGCGCCACATCCGGGACCTGCTGAAGAGCCTGGACCCGTCGGACGCCTACAATGGGGTCGACTGCAACTCGCTGTCCTTCCTCAGCGTGTTCACAGACGGAGACCTGGGAG AGAGCGGGAAGCGCAAGAAGAAGGGCAGTGAGCTGGAGCAGATCGACTGCACTCCCCCGGAGCACATCCTGCCTGGCAGCAAGGAGCGGCCCCTGGTGCCCCTTCAGCCTCAGAACAAGGACTGGAAG CCCTTGCAGTGCCTGAAGGTCCTGACCATGAGTGGCTGGAACCCCCCCCCCGGGAATAGGAAGATGCACGGCGACCTGATGTACCTGTACGTGGTGACGGGCGAGGAGCGGCACATCAGCATCACTGCCTCCACGCGCGGCTTCTACCTCAACCA GTCCACCACCTACACCTTCAACCCCAAGCCAGCCAACCCCAGCTTCCTGAGCCACTCTCTGGTGGAGCTGCTCGGCCAGATCAGCCCCACCTTCAAGAAGAACTTCACCACCCTGCAGAAGAAGAG GGTCCAGAGGCACCCCTTCGAGAGGATAGCCACGCCTTTCCAGGTGTACAGCTGGACAGCACCGCAGGTGGACCATGCCATGGACTGCGTGCGTGCCGAGGACGCCTACACCTCCCGGCTGGGCTACGAGGAGCACATACCTGGACAG ACACGGGACTGGAATGAGGAGCTACAGACGACCCGGGAGCTGCCCCGCAAGAACCTGCCCGAGAGGCTGCTGAGGGAAAGGGCAATCTTCAAG GTGCACAGTGACTTCGCGGCGGCTGCCACGCGTGGGTCGATGGCGGTGATCGACGGCAATGTGATGGCCATCAACCCGGGCGAGGAGACCCGCATGCAGATGTtcatctggaacaacatctTCTTCAGCCTGGGCTTCGACGTGCGCGACCACTACCGCCAGCTGGGCGGGGACAGCGCTGCCCACGCCGCGCCCACCAACGACTTGAACGGGGTGCGGGCGTACGGCGCCGTGGATGTGGAGGGGCTGTACACACTGGGCACTGTGGTGGTGGACTACCGGGGCTACCGGGTCACCGCCCAGTCCATCATCCCCGGCATCCTGGAGCGCGAGCAGGAGCAGAGCGTCATCTATGGCTCCATTGACTTCGGCAAGACCGTGGTGTCGCACCCCAAGTACCTGGAGCTGCTGGAGAGGACCAGCCGACCCCTCAAGGTGCAGCGGCATGCTGTGCTGAACGAGAAGGCCGAGCCGGTGGACCTGTGCTCCTCCGTCGAGTGCAAGGGCATCATTGGCAACGATGGTCGCCACTACATCCTGGACCTGCTGCGCACCTTCCCCCCTGACCTCAACTTCCTGCCTGTGGAGGGCGAGGAGCTGAGCCCTGAGAGCCAGCGGCTGGGCTTCCCCCGCCAGCACCGGCACCGCCTGGCCTGCCTGCGCCAGGAGCTCATCGAGGCCTTTGTGGAGCACAG ATACCTGCTCTTCATGAAGATGGCCGCCCTGCAGCTGATGCAGCAGAAAGCCAACAAAGACAGCCGGGCGGGGGCTCTGACGGAGAACGGCAGCGCGGACCCCCCCGCCGCGCTGGCCGATGATGCAGCCCCCACCTCAGCCACCCCCAACGGCTCCCCACCCGCGCACGCCCACAACGGGGAGTGCGCGCAGCCGGATTCCTCGGAGGGTAAGGAGGCCGAGGATTGTATCCCGGGACTAGCCCAGGCCAAAGAGCTGGCCAAGACGGTAGCCGCAGAAGACGGAGCAG CAGACGCCAAGAGCCGAGAGGTGGTCCTGAACGCCTGCAAAGCTGTGGGCTCCATCAGCGACACCTCGTTCGACATCCGCTTCAACCCAGACATCTTCTCCCCAG gggtgcGATTCCCAGAGGACAGCACTGGGGACATCCAGAAACAGAAGCAGCTGCTGAAAGATGCCGCCGCCTTCCTCATTTCCTGTCAGGTCCCGTCCCTG gTGAAGGACGGTCTGGACCACAGCACCCTGCCCATGGATGGCGCCACACTGACCGAGGCCCTGCACCAGCGCGGCATCAATGTGCGCTACTTGGGCACCGTGCTGGAGTTCATCGACAAGACGCCTGCCAAGGCGCAGCTCGAGCACATCTAC agAATTGGAATCGGCGAGTTGATCACCCGTTGTGCAAAACACATCTTCAAGACCTACCTCCAG gGTGTGGAGTTGTCAGGTCTCTCTGCGGCGGTCAGCCACTTCCTGAACTGCTTCCTGAGCTCCTACCCCGACGCAGTGGCCCACCTGCCCTGCGACGAGCTGGTGTCCCGGAGGAAGAACCGGCGCCGGCGCAACCGCGTGCCAGGCGGGGGTGGGGGAGACAACACGGCCTGGGCCAGCCTGACGCCCAGCGAGCTGTGGAAGAGCATCAGCGCCGAGGCCCACGGATACTACCACTACACACTGCAGTG CGAGAGTGTGGACCAGGCGGTGGAGCGGTACGGCCTGCAGAAGATCACGCTGCTCAGAGAGATCTCCATCAAGACCGGCATCCAG ATCCTTATAAAAGAGTACAACTTCGACAGCCGCCACAAGCCGGCCTTCACCGAGGAGGACATCCTGAACATCTTCCCTGTCGTCAAACACGTCAACCCCAAGGCCTCAGACGCCTTCCACTTCTTCCAGAGCGGGCAGGCCAAGGTCCAGCAAG GGTTCCTGAAGGAGGGCTGTGAGCTGATCAACGAGGCGCTGAACCTCTTCAACAACGTGTACGGTGCCATGCACGTGGAGATCTGTGCCTGTCTGCGGCTGCTCGCGCGCCTGAACTACATCATGGGTGACTACCCCGAG GCCCTCAGTAACCAGCAGAAGGCCGTGCTGATGAGCGAGAGAGTCCTGGGCATCGAGCATCCCAGCACCATCCAGGAATAT ATGCACCTGGCGCTCTACTGCTTCGCCAATGGCCAGCTGTCCACCGCCCTGAAGCTGCTGTACCGTGGACGCTACCTCATGCTGCTGGTGTGCGGCGAGGACCACCCAGAAATGGCGCTGTTAGAT AGCAACATCGGTCTGGTGCTGCACGGGGTGATGGAGTATGACCTCTCCCTGCGCTTCCTGGAGAACGCCTTGGCCACCAACTCCAAGTACCATGGCACCCGCTCCCTGAAGGTGGCGCTCAG TCATCACCTGGTGGCCCGCGTGTACGAGAGCAAAGCTGAGTTCCGCTCGGCGCTGCAGCACGAGAAGGAGGGCTACACCATCTATAAGAACCAG GTGGGGGAGGCCCACGAGAAGACGCGTGAGAGCTCGGAGTATCTGAAGTACCTGACGCAGCAGGCGGTGGCGCTGCAGAGGACCATGAACGAGATCTATAAGAACGGCTCCAACGCCAGCATTGTGCCCCTCAAG TTCACAGCGCCCAGCATGGCCAGCGTCCTGGAGCAGCTCAACATCATCAACGGCATCATCTTCATTCCTCTCAG TCAAAAGGACCTGGAGAACCTGAAGGCTGAGGTGCAGAGAcggcagcagctgcaggagtcGGGGAAGAGCGACGAGCCGCAGGAGGACGGGCCCCTGGAGCTGGAAGACGGACCGGCCGCGGAGGAGCAGCCGCACAGCGCCCCCTCTGGGCTGGAGGCCACGGAGTGGCAGACGCCACAGCCGTCTGTCTGA